The Anas platyrhynchos isolate ZD024472 breed Pekin duck chromosome 31, IASCAAS_PekinDuck_T2T, whole genome shotgun sequence genome includes a window with the following:
- the LOC113841827 gene encoding olfactory receptor 14C36-like, producing MPNISSVSEFLLMAFAETQELQLLHFALFLGIYLAALLGNGLILTSIACDHRLHTPMYFFLLNLALLDLGCISTTVPKAMANSLWDTRAISYHGCAAQVFLFIFLSGAEVFLLTAMAYDRYVAICKPLHYGSLLGSRACATMAAAAWGSGFLNAVLHTAATFSLPLCQGNAVEQFFCEIPQILKLSCSDSYLREIGFIVFSFCLGLGCFVFIVVSYVQIFRAVLRMPSEQGRHKAFSTCLPHLAVVSLYLSTIMFAGLKPPSISSLYLDFVVAFLYSVLPPAVNPLIYSMRNQELKHSLKKLFQLSSRIN from the coding sequence atgcccaacatcagctctgtgagtgagttcctcctgatggcatttgcagaaacacaggagctgcagctccttcacttcgcactcttcctgggcatctacctggctgccctcctgggcaacggtcTCATCCTCACATccatagcctgtgaccaccgcctccacacccccatgtacttcttcctcctcaacctcgccctcctcgacctgggctgcatctccaccactgtcccaaaagccatggccaattctctctgggacaccagggccatctcctatcacgggtgtgctgcacaggtttttctgtttattttcttgtctggAGCAGAGGTTTTTCTTCTCACCgccatggcctatgaccgctatgttgccatctgcaagcccctgcactacgggagcctcctgggcagcagagcttgtgccaccatggcagcagctgcctggggcagtggctttctcaatgctgtcctgcacacagccgctacattttccctgcccctctgccaaggcaatgcagtggagcagttcttctgtgaaattccccagatcctcaagctctcttgcTCAGACTCCTACTTAAGGGAAATTGGGTTTATTGTATTTAGCTTTTGTTTAGGtcttggctgttttgttttcattgtggtgtcctatgtgcagatcttcagggctgtgctgaggatgccctctgagcagggccggcacaaagccttttccacatgcctccctcacctggccgtggtctctctgTATCTCAGCACTATTATGTTTGCTGGCTTGAAGcccccttccatctcctccctATACCTGGACTTTGTGGTggcatttctgtactcagtgttacctccagcagtgaaccccctcatctacagcatgaggaaccaggagctcaagcatTCACTGAAGAAGCTGTTTCAGTTGTCTTCTAGAATCAATTAG